The nucleotide sequence TGTCCGGCCGAGATCGCGCCGGCCGAGGCTTCGGACACGATGATGCCGAGGCCTTTGAGCTGGAGCACCAGATACGGGATCATCGCGGCGACGCTCACCAGCGAGACGATTACGCCTAACGATTCGCTCTCGTACTTCTGCACGAAAAAGTCCGCCTGCGAGACCAGCGCGTGCGCGTTGGCGTAGCGCCAGATCACCGGCAGCAGGAAGTACGACATGCCATAGGCCAGCGTGCCGTAACACAGGATATAGAATGCGGGCGCGCCCTTCCCGTACGCCCACCCGCTGCCGCCGAGGAACGTGAAGGTGGTGTAGATCTCGCCGGCCATGAGCACGAAGACGAACACCGTGCCGAAGCCGCGGCCGCCGACACTCCACTGCTCGAGCGTCATCGGGTGGCCGCGCCGCGCCCGGATGCCTAACGCAAGCGCCGCGAGAAAGCTGATCCCGATGAGCAGGAGCGCCGGATTCACGGCTGCGCGCGCTCGCTGCGTGGCTCACGTGCCCGGTCGAGCACGTAGATGATCCACATGATCACCGACGTCAGCACGACCCACGCGGTGACCCAGAACAACAGGAACGGCAGGCCCAACACGTACGGCGTGACCCGGTTGGCGAACGGCACGCCGCCCAACATGCCGATGGCCGGCACGACGGCCAGCCATCGGTACCACTTCACGCGGCGCGCGCTCCGCTCAGATAGTCGAGCGCCGCGCCGATGAAGATCGCGACGCCGGATTCGAGCGCGCGCTCGTCGATGTCGAAGCGCTCGTGGTGGTGCGGGTGCACGATGCCGCGCGCTTCGTTGCGCGCGCCGATGAAGAAAAAGCAGCCGGGCGTCTTCTGGAGGTACGCCGAGAAATCTTCGCCGCCCATGGTCGGCCTGGCCTGGACCACCGCGGCTGCGCCTAACGTTCGCTCGACCACCCGCTGCAGGAACGCCGTCGCACGGGCCTCGTTGACCACCGGACGGTAGCCCCGATCGAATTTCAGCGTGTACGTCGCGCCGTGCGCGCTCGTCACGCCCTGCACGATGCGATCGAACAGCACCGGGATCTCATCGCGCAATCCCGCATCGAACGTACGGATCGTGCCCGCGAGCTCGACCGAACCGGGCAGCACGTTGTACGTCGTGCCCCCCGCGATGCGCGTGACCGACACGACCGCGCGCTCGATCGGGTCCACGTTGCGCGAGACGATGTGCTGCAGGTTCGTCACCACCTGCGCGGCCACGGCGATCGCGTCCACGGTTTCGTGCGGCGCCGCCGCGTGTCCGCCGCGTCCGTGAATGACGAGATCGAACACGTCGGGCGACGCCATGAGCGGACCGGATGCCACACCCACTTTGCCGAATTCCATCGGCAACCACAGATGGGAGCCAATCACCATGTCGACGCCCGCCATGACGCCCGCGGCGACCAGTTCTTCCGCGCCGCCCGGATACAGCTCTTCGGCGTGCTGGAAGAGAAAGCGGACTTCGCCGTGCAGCCGCTCGCGCAATTGGCCTAACGCAGTGGCGGCGCCGAGGAGCATGGCCGTGTGGCCGTCGTGTCCGCAGGCGTGCATCACACCGGGCGCCTGCGAGGCGTACTCGACCTCGCTCTTCTCGAGAATCGGCAGGGCGTCCATGTCCGCGC is from Gemmatimonadaceae bacterium and encodes:
- a CDS encoding DUF3311 domain-containing protein → MKWYRWLAVVPAIGMLGGVPFANRVTPYVLGLPFLLFWVTAWVVLTSVIMWIIYVLDRAREPRSERAQP
- a CDS encoding amidohydrolase codes for the protein MTSTLPASTLSPREHAAQLRDTVVGWRRHLHRHPELSYHEEQTAQFVYETLRAMGGFELTRPTRTSVVARLRGVHDGPVLAVRADMDALPILEKSEVEYASQAPGVMHACGHDGHTAMLLGAATALGQLRERLHGEVRFLFQHAEELYPGGAEELVAAGVMAGVDMVIGSHLWLPMEFGKVGVASGPLMASPDVFDLVIHGRGGHAAAPHETVDAIAVAAQVVTNLQHIVSRNVDPIERAVVSVTRIAGGTTYNVLPGSVELAGTIRTFDAGLRDEIPVLFDRIVQGVTSAHGATYTLKFDRGYRPVVNEARATAFLQRVVERTLGAAAVVQARPTMGGEDFSAYLQKTPGCFFFIGARNEARGIVHPHHHERFDIDERALESGVAIFIGAALDYLSGARAA